The region CGTGACCGCCCGCACCCTGCTGCGCGACCTGCTGCTGCAGGCCGACCGGCTGGGACCGGCGGCCACCGCGGACCGCGGCCTGACCACGCTGCTGCCCGGCGAGAGCGTGACGATCACCGTACGCGGCTGGGACCGGCCGGCGCCCGACGCCGCGGCGGCCGCGCTCCACTGTGTGAACGCGGCCGTGCGGAACGGGGAAGCGGGCGGCGGCCGGCAGTGAGGGCACCCGGGGGGCGCCGCTACTTGGTCGCCCCCCGGGTGAAGCCGTTGTAGATGAACCGCTGGAGGAACAGGAAGATCACCAGCGTCGGCACGATCACCAGGATCGCCCCCGCCGAGATGTCCTCCCAGTGCGCGCCGAACGGCCCCTTGAAACGGAAGAGCGACGTCGAGATGGTCCCCAGGTTCTCCGACGGCATGTAGAGGAAGGGGATGTAGAAGTCGTTGTAGACGGTGATGCCCTTGATGATCACCACGGTGGCGATGGCCGGCTTGAGCAGCGGCAAGATGATCCGCCAGTAGATCGTGAAGGTGTTGGCCCCGTCGAGCCTGGCCGCCTCGTCCAGCGACACCGGAATGCCCCGGATGAACTGCAGGAAGATGTAGATCGACACGATGTCGGTGCCCATGTACAGCACGATCGGCGCCCAGCGGCTGTCGAACATCCCGAAGCTGTTCACGATCTTGAAGGTCGCGACCTGGGTCGTCACGCTCGGCACCAGCGAGCCGATCAGGAACAGCGCGATCACCAGTCGGCGCAGGCGGAAGTGGAAGCGGTCGATGGCGAACGCCGCCATCGACCCGATCAGCACCGTCCCGGCGATCGAGAAGACCAGGATGAACGCGGTGTTCCAGAACGCCCGCAGCATCTTCCCGGCCCGGAAGGCCGTCACATAGTTGTGGTAGTTCAGCCAGTTGTGCGGCAGCGACAGCGCGCCGCTGCCCTGCGCCATCTCCCCGGACGTCTTCAGCGAGGTCAGGAACACCGCGAGCAGCGGCAGCAGCACCACCGCGCCGGCCAGCACCAGCGACACGTACACCGCCGTCCTGGCCAGTACCTTGCGGGTGCGCGCGGTGCGGTCCACCGTGTCGCCGGGCGGCGCCGCGGCCTTGTCGCGGACGAGCAGCGAGGTCATACGAGATCGTTCCTCTCGTCGGGCACCACGATGCGCTGCAGCCAGGTCACCAGCAGGATGATGACCAGCAGGGCGACGGCCGCCGCCGAGGCGAGCCCCATCTTGTTGAACTCGAAGGCCAGCTTCACCGTCTGGATCACGAAGGTCTGGGTGCCGGCCGCGCCGCCGGTCATGATGTACGGGATCTCGAACGCCGCCAGCGAACCGGAGACCGCCAGGATCGCGCTCAGGCTCAGCACCGGTTTGATGCCCGGCGCGATGATGTGCCGGAACTGCTGCCAGCGGTTGGCGCCGTCCAGTTCCGAGGCCTCGTACAGCTCGCCGGGTATCGACTGGATCGCGCCGAGGAAGAGCACGAAGTTCAGGCCCATGAAGCGCCATACCGACACCGCGGACAGCGAGATGTTGGCCGTCCGCCCGCTGCCCAGCCAGAAGTGGTGCCCGTGCACCCCGAAGCCGCTCAGCACCGTGTCGAGGGTGCCGTGCGGCTGGAAGAAGTACAGGAAGACGAAGCCGATCGCGACCCCGTTGAGCAGGTAGGGGAAGAACAGGATCCCCTTGAAGAGGTTCCTGAACCGCACGTCGAAGCTCAGCACGGTCGCGAAGTACAGCGCCAGCAGGATCTGCACCACCGACGCCGCCAGGTAGTAGACACTGACGAAGAAGACGTGGAACAGCTCGGGTCTGGTGAACAGCTCCACGTAGTTCTTGGTCCCGACGTAGTTCCGGTCCGGGCTGACCCCGTCCCAGTCGGTGAAGCTGTCCCTGATCATGTTCGCGACCGGAATGTAGGTGAACGTGATCAGCAGAGCCAGCGGCACCGCCAGGTAGAGCCACGGCGTCACGGTCCGCCAGACCCGAGCGCGGGTCACAGGTTCGCGGTCTTCTGCGCGGCGGACCACTTCTTGGCGAGGTCGGCGAAGACGCCCTGGAGATCACCGCCGGCCGCTCCGCGGGCCACGTCGATCAGGTGCTGGCGGTAGTCCGGCTTGTCGGTCATGCCGATCTCGGACTGGTTGTCGATGCTGGTGACCTTGGCGCTCTGCGCCTGCGACATCTCCACGAACCGCACCCCGGCGTCCTGGAACGGCTTGAGCGCGGACGGCAGCGGCGCTCCCCTGAGCGAGGGGACGGCCTGGTTGGCCTGCACGTAGCCGGACGTGTCGGTGAACCAGTCGATCCAGGCGCGGGCGGCGGCCTTGTGCTTGGAGTGGATGTTCACCGCCTCCTGGTAGTCGGGCGCCACCGGGGTGCAGGCCTTCCCGTCCTTCTGCGAGGGGAAGGGCATGTAGCCGATCTCGGCCGGGTCCCGGCCCGCCTTCTTGGCCGCGTCCTGCATCTGCACGATGGCCCACGAGCCCAGCCACATGGTGCCGATCTTGCCGGTGGCCAGCAGGTTCTTGCTGTTCTCCCAGTTGGTGGTGGTCGGGTCCTGCTCGGAGAGCCTGTCGTGCACGATGGTGTAGAGCAGCGTGTCGCCGACGTTCAGGTCGCTGCCGGCCTTCCACGGGTCGGGGTCGGTGGCCGGCTCGTCGGCCGCCTTCGCGTCGCAGGTGACCGCGCCCTGGACCTGCGTCCAGGCGGTCAGCGGCCAGCCGTCCTTGTAGTTGGTGTAGTACGGCGTCGCGGACGTCCTGGCCTTGACGGCCCTGAGGTCGTCGAGGAATTCCGCCGGCGTGGTCGGCCAGGTGGTGATCCCGGCCTGCTGCCAGACGGTCTTGTTGTAGACGAAGCCGTCCGCGTTGGCGAAGTTCGCGATGCCGTAGACCTTGCCGCCGACGGTGGCCTTGTCGGTGAAGGTGTACTTCTTGCCCAGGACGTCGGCGGAGCCCAGCGAGGCGAAGAACTTCGGGTAGTCGTCGGTCTTGACGGCCGCGGGGATCATGAGCACGTCGCCGTAGTTCGACGTGTTCATCCGGATCTTGACCTCGCCCTCGTAGTCCGTGATGCCCTCGAAGGTGACGTGCACCTTCGGGTAGAGCTTGTTGAACGCGGCCGCGTACTTCTTCATCGAGCCGTCCTGCACCAGGTCGGTGCGCTGGGTGAGGACCTTGATGTCGCCGGTGACCTTGCCCGGGTCGGTCGGTGAGGCGGCCGATTCGCCGCCGGACGACGACGAGCCGCCGCCGCAGGCCGTCGCCAGCAGCGCCATGGTGGCGAGCAGCGAACCGGCGAGTGCTGTGCGCTTCATATGCACCATCTCCGTTTCCACGACGTCCGAGCGAGTCCAGGAGGGGACGACGCGCAGCGCGGTTACTTAAGCGATTCAGCAGCGGAACGACCGCACTATTGCATTGGGTTGTGGGTCGGTAAAGGGACTGAATCAGCGCTGATGCTTAACCGTTACACAACGTTCAGTGCCCGGAGCCGCCGCGCGGTGGGGTAGGTTGGGCGCCGCACTGCAGCACACCGCGACCAGCCGAGGAGGTGGGACCGATTACCGCCAGTACGTACCGGGCGCTCCCACCGCACACCCCCGCGAGGCCCACGGCCTGCTAGTCGGGACCTGGGAAGCGCCTGCCGGCTTCCCGAGAGGCTCATATGTCGGACTCCGTCACACCGTTGCCCGAGACCCTGCCCGAATCCGCCGTCGTCGCCCGGCTCAGGGCCGCCGGCTGCGTCTTCGCCGAGGACGAGGCACGGATCATCCTCGACACCGCCACCACCGCCGACGAGCTGGCCGCCATGGTCGCCCGGCGGGCCGGCGGGCTGCCGCTGGAACACGTCGTCGGCTGGGCCGAGTTCTGCGGTCTGCGGATCGCCGTGGACCCCGGGGTCTTCGTGCCCCGCCGGCGTACCGAACTCCTGGTGCGCGAGGCCGTGGCCCTCGGCCGCGCCGCCGCGGGCGAGGACGGGCGCGAGATCGTCGTGCTCGACCTGTGCTGCGGCTCCGGCGCGGTGGGCGCGGCACTGGCCGCGGCCCTGGGGCGTACGCGGGTCCACGCCGCCGACCTCGACCCGGCCGCGGTCGCCTGCGCCGCCCGCAACCTCGCCCCGTCCGGCGGGCGGGTCCACCGGGGCGACCTCTTCGCGGCCGTCCCCACCGGGCTGCGCGGCCGGATCGACCTGCTGGCCGCCAATGTGCCGTACGTGCCCTCCTCGGCGGTCGGGCTGCTGCCGCCCGAGGCCCGCGACCACGAGGCGCTCATGGCCCTCGACGGGGGGCACGACGGCCTCGACGTGATGCGCAGGGTCGCGGCCAGTGCCGCGGGCTGGCTCGCGCCGGGCGGTTCGCTGCTGGTGGAGGCCGGCGAGCGGCAGGCGCGGGCCGCGGCCGGCGTCCTGGCCGGCGGCGGCCTGCGGCCGCGTGTCGCGACCGACGACGACCTCGGCGCCACCGTCGTGATCGGCACCCGGCCGCAGCGCTGAGCGGGAGCCGCCCGCGCACGCCGCCCCGGCCCTCGCGGGCCGGGGCGGCGGTTCAGTCCTGCTGCTCGGCGGGCCGCAGCCCGGCCGTCCACTTCTCCTCGATGTTGCCGAACTTCCACACCGCCATGGCCACCGCCCAGGTGAGGAAGAACAGCCCGACGATGACGTAGCCGACGATGTTCAGGTCCAGGCCGCCCACCCAGTCCCAGAACGCCCCGTGCAGGTTCGCCTTGTCACTGACCAG is a window of Streptomyces sp. NBC_01477 DNA encoding:
- a CDS encoding carbohydrate ABC transporter permease, producing the protein MTSLLVRDKAAAPPGDTVDRTARTRKVLARTAVYVSLVLAGAVVLLPLLAVFLTSLKTSGEMAQGSGALSLPHNWLNYHNYVTAFRAGKMLRAFWNTAFILVFSIAGTVLIGSMAAFAIDRFHFRLRRLVIALFLIGSLVPSVTTQVATFKIVNSFGMFDSRWAPIVLYMGTDIVSIYIFLQFIRGIPVSLDEAARLDGANTFTIYWRIILPLLKPAIATVVIIKGITVYNDFYIPFLYMPSENLGTISTSLFRFKGPFGAHWEDISAGAILVIVPTLVIFLFLQRFIYNGFTRGATK
- a CDS encoding carbohydrate ABC transporter permease, which produces MVRRAEDREPVTRARVWRTVTPWLYLAVPLALLITFTYIPVANMIRDSFTDWDGVSPDRNYVGTKNYVELFTRPELFHVFFVSVYYLAASVVQILLALYFATVLSFDVRFRNLFKGILFFPYLLNGVAIGFVFLYFFQPHGTLDTVLSGFGVHGHHFWLGSGRTANISLSAVSVWRFMGLNFVLFLGAIQSIPGELYEASELDGANRWQQFRHIIAPGIKPVLSLSAILAVSGSLAAFEIPYIMTGGAAGTQTFVIQTVKLAFEFNKMGLASAAAVALLVIILLVTWLQRIVVPDERNDLV
- a CDS encoding ABC transporter substrate-binding protein, whose amino-acid sequence is MKRTALAGSLLATMALLATACGGGSSSSGGESAASPTDPGKVTGDIKVLTQRTDLVQDGSMKKYAAAFNKLYPKVHVTFEGITDYEGEVKIRMNTSNYGDVLMIPAAVKTDDYPKFFASLGSADVLGKKYTFTDKATVGGKVYGIANFANADGFVYNKTVWQQAGITTWPTTPAEFLDDLRAVKARTSATPYYTNYKDGWPLTAWTQVQGAVTCDAKAADEPATDPDPWKAGSDLNVGDTLLYTIVHDRLSEQDPTTTNWENSKNLLATGKIGTMWLGSWAIVQMQDAAKKAGRDPAEIGYMPFPSQKDGKACTPVAPDYQEAVNIHSKHKAAARAWIDWFTDTSGYVQANQAVPSLRGAPLPSALKPFQDAGVRFVEMSQAQSAKVTSIDNQSEIGMTDKPDYRQHLIDVARGAAGGDLQGVFADLAKKWSAAQKTANL
- a CDS encoding putative protein N(5)-glutamine methyltransferase, which codes for MSDSVTPLPETLPESAVVARLRAAGCVFAEDEARIILDTATTADELAAMVARRAGGLPLEHVVGWAEFCGLRIAVDPGVFVPRRRTELLVREAVALGRAAAGEDGREIVVLDLCCGSGAVGAALAAALGRTRVHAADLDPAAVACAARNLAPSGGRVHRGDLFAAVPTGLRGRIDLLAANVPYVPSSAVGLLPPEARDHEALMALDGGHDGLDVMRRVAASAAGWLAPGGSLLVEAGERQARAAAGVLAGGGLRPRVATDDDLGATVVIGTRPQR